Genomic window (Phragmites australis chromosome 21, lpPhrAust1.1, whole genome shotgun sequence):
TGAACCGCTCTCACAATTAGACTGCACGGTCACTCCACCACAgcctaaaaaaaatcagagcaGCCTTGATTCCAAGTTGTATGAAATTAAAATCCGGTGACATGTTAGTGTAACAAAGACTGACATACTTTTCTATGCGTGTGACATTTTTGCATTCGATTATATATGGTCAAAAATCTGTGAATATTAGTTAAATAGGTGTGAGCACTTATCATGCTTTCTATTGTGTCTTCATGAACTGATTAATGTTGAATGACCCGACAAAAGTGGGAGTCTTCAGAAAGCAAGCACACTTAGCGGTTTGTGGGATAAAACAGCAATGCAAATTATTGTTTCCGCTCGGATCTCTATCATTTATAAGTGTGACCTAAAATGTTAAAAGAGAAAACACAACTTTTTCCTCCCAATTTCATCCTTCCAATTACCTGCCTTCTTTTTAGGCTTTACTTCAATCATCTGATGATTCAGTGATCAAGTCACTCAGAGTACAGTACTTATTGGAAGTGAAAAGAACAGTTGAGCAATATTTTGGTCATTTTTCAGATATTTTGATATAAATTCCAACCAGTAGTGGGGCAATTTTACAAAAACTGTAATAACTACACATGATTCACAGTTCTGCATAACAGAGTAGCGTCCCATAGAAATACTCTTTTCCTTCTCATATTTACATTTCCATCATGGTTATGTCTTCACGTCTAGGCGCTCTTGGCAACACATGCTTAAAAATATCCTTCGAATTGTTGTGTTCCTGATGCAAATGTACACAACCATATTGATAGGACCCTGATCAAAGAAGTTTCTCGcatcattttatttttggttttgaaGAAATGACAGTGTTATTCGAAGTGAGGGAACACATAATTCATTTTCTAGATGTTCGTAAGTGGCTGACTTGTGACATCAGACCATATCTTTTTTACTATCATATTATGAAGTAAAACTCATTGCCACTCAATCACCTTACTAGTAGAAAAATCACGATCCTGTTGCTAACAAATATAGCCGTGAAATGGCACTCGATCACCTTATTAGTAGAAAAATTTGGGAAACAGCAGCACAGGTCAAACTTACGCCTAGTAACAACCCAAACTTCTAAAGAATTTATTATTGGACAACGCTCCGTCACAAGATGCATATGAAATGCAGCAATGCACTGACATGTCAATGCACCACACATGATAAGCAGTAGCAGATGTAATATTCAAAGACCTACCGATTCAAATTTAGCAGGTGCTAGCTGCTACAACCCAGAAATTAGGTGAATACGAATATCCATGTCCTGATGAAACAGATTCAGAGTCAAGTGCCAACATTTCTGCAGCTTAGTTTGCGATACATACACACTTCAATATGGAACAGGCTACATGGAGAATTGCATCACAAATTACATAGCATGAACCATATAACGTAACTTTCATCAGCAAAAAACATAAGAAAATATGTCACTTACTGTTACTACAAGGTAAAATTGTATCATACAAATTGCACTAGAGATATTTACAAATGAGAAGCCATTACTAATTTCcatcaaaagagaaaaaaagatgcTACTGATCTCTTTCCACAGCACTAAAATGAGAATCAATCAAACAACTATTgaccaaaaatgatattttcaaaTCATCTGTCAAATTAAACACCACACTCAGTACATGATTAAAAGATGGAAAGTTTTCCACAGCACGTGACGTGCTGTTCCCTGTAATTTAATACTAAATATCAGCTTCTTTGACTCAGTTTGTCACAACATCCAGCAACTATTTGTCGTGTCAATAAGCCAGTGTTACTATAACATTGCGTAGTATCATACGCCTAAAGTGTGGAAGAGGAAAACTGACCTCCCTATGTTCCATCCTGTACAAAAAATAGAGCAAACGCTATGCACTGGACTAGAATGATCCAAAGCAGCAGTACTTCTTTCCTATCTTTCCAAATTTACTGCTAGATCGCTCTCTCTGAGACATGCTGCTCTGTGAGCTACTAGAACTACTGGAACGGCCTCGTTTCACATGACTGCTTGGGAAACAGGAAGATAGAGAAGGGCCGTGCTCCTGAAACCCCTTGCTTGAATGTTGATCTCTGTCACCTCCTGGCACTGGCTTTTGCGGTGAAGTTCCAGCCACTGTGGCATTGTTATCACGGATCTGAACTAACCCTACAACGGAAAAAATGTAAGCCTATTAGCAAACTAATGAAATTGTCATGTGACTGTCTAGACTAGACTAAATGATCCTGCATTTAAACCATACTGTTACACTAAATAATATAGTTTAGTTGAGTTCAAGGTTTCATAGCCTTGTTAAATGGCTTCAGTTGCAAGGTTTCATGGTTCCAAAGTTTCCAAGTTATTCTTCAcatgccatatctcatagtttTTAGAGCAAACCAAGGAAGGATATTGAGCAACCTCTTAAATTCGAAACAACGAACAGAAGGGCTATGCTACCTTGTTCTGACGGACTGATAACAACATTAGCCGATTTAGTAGGTGCAGCTATGCTAAACTTTCGGTCTTGATCTTGTTCATCAGTTGTGTTACTGCCATTCAAAATCTCCCTCAGGAATGCATCAGAATCGAAGTACTCTTCAGAGATCATAGACCGCTTGCTTGAGTTTTCTGAAGTTGATGCAGAGGCCTCTGAGCTCAGTAGGTCATTCAACTCTATGTAGTCCCCAGTAGCAATAGCATCATGAACATCAATATCATCTTCTGCCCTCTGAGTCTTTTGCTCGTGTTGTCCTTTGCTAGAAGAGATTAGTAGGTCATTCAGCTCTATGTAGTCCTCAGTAGCAATAACATCATGAACAGCAATATCATCTGCAGCACTCTGAGTTTTTTGCTCATGCTGTCCTTTGCTAGAAAAGTTTAGTAGGTCATTCAGCTCTATGTAGTCCCCAGTAGCAATAACATCATGAACATCAATATCATCTGCAGCACTCTGAGCTTTTTGCTCATGCTGTCCTTCGCTAGAAAATATATCCTGGTCGTTTGCAGCTACAGTCTGCGGCAAGATTATAATTACAACTCTGATATCTTGTCACAATATAAATCTTTAAAATGCAGGATAAACTAGCAAGCAGTGGAAGACAAACAGATATAAGCATGCACTGAGAAACTAAATTATTCTGAATGGTTTTCACAGGAGTCCAAGCATCTGGAAAAACGAATAATCCTACAAATAAAAGGTAAATGACTACACAGCTATATCGGGAACCTGGGGTACTATTTCCTAATTTAAAATGACAGACATCATAGGTTTCAGGGTTTCACAATTACAACTTACACTAAAATGTGGTGCAACAAATGAGAAaattaaagaaagaaaatatgcCAACCTTTGGCTCCTCTATTTTGGAAAGATATTGAAGGTAAGATTCCAAGCTATCATTAGGAGCATCTGCATTCAGAGAATTTTGTCCACTTTCAACATTTATCTTTTTGTCACACTGCTGGAATACTTTACACAAAGACTTGTAATCCTGCCAGAAATGAAAAAGGCATCAATCGTCAACCCTGGAGAGAAGTTTACAGGCTATGCACGAAATAACTAGGAGAAACCATGGGTCACCTGTGGTAGATTAGCATCATCATTCTGTTCTACCTGATATTCATGCATCACCCACCCAGTTCTCTTACCACATGGTGCTTGACCTTCATAAAACTCTAAAACAATTTTGACACCAATGATAGCTGTACTTGTTGGTATTCTGGACGAATCCAAAGGTTTCCAGTATCCATTTTTTGCCTTTCTGATACTGTTTTCAGCACTGTCATAAGGCTGCTGATCATCTGACCAGTTCAAGTACCATATGTCTGCTACAAGATGAGTTATCTTTGTCAGGTAATTAAATTTCCTAGAAATCGAATAGCAGAATTCGCAAATATCATATGAGATTCTTCTTAGTCAAATAGAAAAAATCGTAAGTGTAATTCCTCACTATCAAAAAAATTTGCAAGAAAACCCTTAAACTATATGATAATTAATGGAACCCCTGTACTGATTAAGAATATGCAAGAAAGCTATTCCAATATGATTAAAGCAGACTTATTACAGTACTATGCATCCAAGTTCCGGTAGTATGTTCTAGCGTGAATTGGCTATATATCGGCACAATATAGATTTAGAACAAAAACTAGGGTGCACATTCTAATGTTTTAAATGAATTCAAATGCTCAAACTTAACATGTGGTATGATTGTATTAAACCACAGTTTAGGGGATTGATTGCAACTGACGGCACAAATTGAACAGATCATTATGACAGTATAAATTGATCAGATCATTATGACAGCATAAATTGATCAGGTTATTAGCAATCGTGTGTAGTGACTAGACACCTACAAAAATTAGGATTCACACACAAACTATGACATTTGGAATTTGGATGGCAAGAATTTAAAAATTACAGCTTAGCAAGATAACAATGCATTAATCAGTTGCTTAAAAACAAAGGTGGTAATTGGACTCTCCCAGTGAAAGCAAGCAAGCAGTTGGTgtaacttgcaaagaaacctGAGAAAGTTTCAATAAATGCAAAGGATTTCACATAATATCCCAACGTAATCTTAAGGTACTATGTCACTGAAGTATCTGCAACAATAAGCTGTGCACAAGAATTATACACAAACCCTTTGTGCTTTCTTCAAAGGCACGAACTCTTTCCAAAAGGTTTGCGAAAAGAAATTACCCTATTTAACCTAAGCAACTATCCGTTCTATGCATTCTTAAGCTCTTTCACCCACCAGTGATCAGCTATGAATTAAAATCTTTGCCCATTGCATATTTATATGGCACAATTTTTATACTATGCAATCAGACAGTACAGTACACTAAAATAACAGCTCAATATGGAAGATGTAGTTACAGCACCAAAAACATAATGCAATTTGTATCTTGGGCATAGACTGGATACTAACCAGTGAAACCCCGTGGATCAACAACAGAAAAGTCCAAACCCGCAAGTACGTCTTGCGGAAGGGGGTCCTCGGCTTTCCTCCCCGCCAAGAATCTCACAAGTTCCTCATCACTCCAGGAATCTCTGATACTGATGTCAAGCGCTGCCAGCCTCTCACAAGGCCCGTGAATTGGGGGCAACATCGTTGTCCTGGAACAAGATACACACGACATTTTAAGTTAACTTGCGGAATTGCATATTTAAAGGACCTACAATACTATGTTCCTGTACGTAAAATAATTGGTGCAAAATTCATTCAAGAATTGGGGCGCTGTGCATACATAGTTTATAATTCCCAATTAACAGATGAACGCAAGAGCTTACAAAGAGCTCACCACCATTATTAGCAAAGTTCTTTGCCTCAGATATTCTTGGATTGAAAGAAGGGGAAAAATGTTTTACAGCCCAAGATACATCAAAATCTTTAaccaaacaaaagaaagaagaaagtggCCATCAAAGAACGGAAcactaattaaataattagCAGGTCGGCCTTAAATAGAAACAGACAGTCACCAGAAACAGAACAAACAGAGAGAATCACACATGATCGTCTACTGAGATGTTACAGCACACGTGCCAAATGAACTCAAGAACAGAGACCAATTTGGCAAAAACTCTGGAGCAATACAATTTGGCAAGAACAGAGACCAAAACATAGCAAACAGTGAGATTAAAGCATAAAGCACACATGCAGTAACTAAACTCGAGAAGAGTAGAACACCAAAGAAACATTCGATTGAGCAAACCaagaaactcaaaaagaagcgGAATCAATCCCCCGATCCTTGGAAGAAGGGCAATTTCATCTTTTGACACTGAGTGGCATGTTGTGGCACGTTTTGCCAGTCACTGACAGCATGCCACTCGGTGGCAAAAACTGAAATTGCCCTTGGAAAGCTTCCAAAAGAATGCCAGGAAGCCCAAACCCCTGTAGAAACTCGCCACAGAAAATGAAAGCCACCCAAGAACCAAGAACACGCGCGGATCAAAGAAGAGGCCGTCTCTGCATAAACCGCCCCCAAAACCCACAGAAAGAACCAACCAAATCCCCAGGATTCCGCATCCGCTTCCGCTCCCCGAATCTCGCCGAATCAAGAACCGAATCCCCTCGCCCCAAATCATCGTCATCGCGATCCCAGACAAAAATCCCGTCGCCCAAACCGGAAAGAGGAGTCGCAGAGAAGAGGGTGGGTTGGGACGATTCGCGCACCACGGGGTCGGAGCCGCAGCAGCGCGTGCGTCGCCGCGTTGATGTGCAGCGAGCGAACCAAGTGACGCGGCGCGAGCGATGCTGCTGAGCCAAGCCAGAGCAGCCGGGGTGGTGGAGGGCGCCCTTTATGCGCGCTCCCTCGACTAGTGTCGCTGCCAGCCAGCCAGCGTGCCCGCTGGCCCACTGCCGCGTGGGGTCAGCCCGTGGGGCCCCTGCGACGCGTCGGTACCGCAGTGGCGGGTGGGCGGGCTGGGGGCGCCAGGTGGGCCCTGCCAGAAGGTCCAGAAGTGGCTGCGCGCTGCGGGGACTGATAGGTGGGACAGGGAGGACGGTGGGTCCCAGTTGTATACCAGGAGAGGGCTGGTTTTTTGATGGGGGCGTACGCCGCGAACCACGGTTAACCAGCCCACAATTAACGTCTGAACCATGGTTGGACCTTTCTGCCCCTGAAGGTTGGCCGTTATTTGCAGCCGCCTGCCACTGCGCGCCTTTTTGTGCTCTGCTCCGCTCCGGCGCGCTGAGGTCACCAGCGTTCCGGCGGTGACCTTCGGCTCCTGACGGGAGCACGGCCCCCACGTGTCGGTTTTGAGATGGAGCGTTTGGAACGTGCACAAGCGTGGGCCGAGATTGTGTTCAATCGTCATATAAAAACAAGGCAAGGATACAGGGATCT
Coding sequences:
- the LOC133903423 gene encoding NAC domain-containing protein 37-like isoform X3 produces the protein MLPPIHGPCERLAALDISIRDSWSDEELVRFLAGRKAEDPLPQDVLAGLDFSVVDPRGFTADIWYLNWSDDQQPYDSAENSIRKAKNGYWKPLDSSRIPTSTAIIGVKIVLEFYEGQAPCGKRTGWVMHEYQVEQNDDANLPQDYKSLCKVFQQCDKKINVESGQNSLNADAPNDSLESYLQYLSKIEEPKTVAANDQDIFSSEGQHEQKAQSAADDIDVHDVIATGDYIELNDLLNFSSKGQHEQKTQSAADDIAVHDVIATEDYIELNDLLISSSKGQHEQKTQRAEDDIDVHDAIATGDYIELNDLLSSEASASTSENSSKRSMISEEYFDSDAFLREILNGSNTTDEQDQDRKFSIAAPTKSANVVISPSEQGLVQIRDNNATVAGTSPQKPVPGGDRDQHSSKGFQEHGPSLSSCFPSSHVKRGRSSSSSSSQSSMSQRERSSSKFGKIGKKYCCFGSF
- the LOC133903423 gene encoding NAC domain-containing protein 37-like isoform X2 translates to MTTMLPPIHGPCERLAALDISIRDSWSDEELVRFLAGRKAEDPLPQDVLAGLDFSVVDPRGFTDIWYLNWSDDQQPYDSAENSIRKAKNGYWKPLDSSRIPTSTAIIGVKIVLEFYEGQAPCGKRTGWVMHEYQVEQNDDANLPQDYKSLCKVFQQCDKKINVESGQNSLNADAPNDSLESYLQYLSKIEEPKTVAANDQDIFSSEGQHEQKAQSAADDIDVHDVIATGDYIELNDLLNFSSKGQHEQKTQSAADDIAVHDVIATEDYIELNDLLISSSKGQHEQKTQRAEDDIDVHDAIATGDYIELNDLLSSEASASTSENSSKRSMISEEYFDSDAFLREILNGSNTTDEQDQDRKFSIAAPTKSANVVISPSEQGLVQIRDNNATVAGTSPQKPVPGGDRDQHSSKGFQEHGPSLSSCFPSSHVKRGRSSSSSSSQSSMSQRERSSSKFGKIGKKYCCFGSF
- the LOC133903423 gene encoding NAC domain-containing protein 37-like isoform X1: MTTMLPPIHGPCERLAALDISIRDSWSDEELVRFLAGRKAEDPLPQDVLAGLDFSVVDPRGFTADIWYLNWSDDQQPYDSAENSIRKAKNGYWKPLDSSRIPTSTAIIGVKIVLEFYEGQAPCGKRTGWVMHEYQVEQNDDANLPQDYKSLCKVFQQCDKKINVESGQNSLNADAPNDSLESYLQYLSKIEEPKTVAANDQDIFSSEGQHEQKAQSAADDIDVHDVIATGDYIELNDLLNFSSKGQHEQKTQSAADDIAVHDVIATEDYIELNDLLISSSKGQHEQKTQRAEDDIDVHDAIATGDYIELNDLLSSEASASTSENSSKRSMISEEYFDSDAFLREILNGSNTTDEQDQDRKFSIAAPTKSANVVISPSEQGLVQIRDNNATVAGTSPQKPVPGGDRDQHSSKGFQEHGPSLSSCFPSSHVKRGRSSSSSSSQSSMSQRERSSSKFGKIGKKYCCFGSF